GTGCCCGCCCGTCTCGCTTCCGGCTCCAGCGCTACCTGCGATTTGCGCTCTTGGGCTTGACTGTGCGGAGCGATATTGCCTGCCCGCCTATTGATTTCTCCATATTTCACCCCCCGTTCCAATTGAGATTCCCATTTTCATGTTTTTCTAACTGTTTTATTCATGATAAATGCATTTCTTTCACGGATGGGGAAATTTGGTGGACGCGATTTGGCCTTCATCTTGTGGATCCTTGAAATTTACAGTATAGGAAGTCCAAATGTAGGATCAGAACTGAACCTGATACTACTCCTGCCTAGTAGACTAGTAGTACATGGTTAAATTGGAATTCCTGCCTAGTGGTTTACTGTACTTTATAGGGTGTCTCCTCAGAGTTGGGATTGATTTGCACTGACAACGGTTTTGATTACAAGTTAGTCCGAATTACCAAAATAAGCTCTACATTTTATTTTGCCCGCAGGATCTGTCCCATgaggttgaaactgtagatgtatACTCTTCGATAAGCTGTCTGGATCTTCGTACTCTTGCTGTGCTGACAAACTCCACCCTGTCCAGCTCAAGGTGCTGTTTCTCCGTTTTACTTGTATTTCAGTAATTTTGCTGTGAGGAAATTAACACGATAACAGAGAGCCTTAACTACCAGAACTTTACGTACCTGATGTAGAATAATGTCATTCTGCATCATAAGATTCATGATTATTTCACATTTCCATGGACAATGGTGACTGCAAAACATAAAGTGATTAACCACCGCTTTGGTATTGGATAGTTTTACCTCTGCTCATTGCAATACTACGGTATAGAATAGAATTAATGACGTAACTGTGGCTTTACGTATTTTTTGAGTGTTCTATGTAACCAacatgtttctttttctttttttctacagTGATCCGCATCATGTATCCTTCAATTTCGTGATACCTGAAGGAGGCAATGATCAAGTGCCCTACTACAAGATAAAAGCAGTGCTACCTGATTCAAATATTACTGTTACTAGGTGAGCGCACAAATTAAAATGCTCACGTATCGTTGGAATTCTCGCGTCCTCATACTTGTTACCTTCAGCCAGAAGCGAATCAAGGATAAGCTAAATCTTGCCACTCCAGAAGGAAACTTTTTTGCGTTATTCCCCAATGAACTGTCACCAATCGTTATTGCAAGGGCTCTCTCACGAACGAGATATGTTTATATCTCAGCAGACTCAATGATAAAGGTACTATGCATATATCTGATCTATTTACTCAGCTTATTATGGGACTGCCCGAGAGATAACCATTTGTCCCATTAAAAAATTTCTGCCAGAAGATAGTTTTTTTATGTTGCTGGTCATATGGCTTGTTTGCTCTCTCAGTAATTTAACTTGTGATGATGGTGAGCGGTCATATTGCCAGGGTTGTGAGTTCTTTGATGAATTAGGCATAGTTCCATGGAAGATTTTGAGCATGAAAATCCAGTTATTAAACACAAAAGGCATAACCTGTCACGTCCAAGTATATAGCAAAGTAGCATTTTCTCAGCATCTTCAGGTTACCTCATGTGAAATGTCGCTCCTACGTACCCAGGGAAAAATTGAAGACCTTGTTCGCATTGATTTGGGCAGTTATGCCGTGGGTGCTTCTGAAGATTGTAGCTCGCGCCTTGGAGATTACATCAGTATGGATGTTCTGAATGCTGTCCAAAGAACAGCTCCAAGAGGTTTGCTACATCATACTGAAACTTTTGACAAGGACACGTGCCTACTTGATTTTGATGTGCTTCTGGTGGAGCCACGTAATATAAAGAGGAATCTGATTGACTCTGTCGCCTTTTGGACCAAGGCTGTCAACCTAGCTAATCAAAGGTCAGTGACTCGATTCTGTTCTGGGCAAAAATACCCATCTTGAGCATGTATTAGAATCATACTTATTCACCTAGGTATATGATAACACCATTCCGGTTCCTGCCAAACATCCATTTCAGGGACAGTGTTATGTTGGCAATGACTCTGGCCTTCTATGACGATTATCTAAAGCTCCCTACCAACTGGAAGCG
This window of the Triticum aestivum cultivar Chinese Spring chromosome 5D, IWGSC CS RefSeq v2.1, whole genome shotgun sequence genome carries:
- the LOC123123019 gene encoding uncharacterized protein, which codes for MDGLQRRPAAAAAASARGEGQPPGGQRVIHCDVEPAPRAWPGMQMLALAAVLVLGGLQFLPATHFRHPADPSRTWVPFDSSRHPQDLSHEVETVDVYSSISCLDLRTLAVLTNSTLSSSSDPHHVSFNFVIPEGGNDQVPYYKIKAVLPDSNITVTSQKRIKDKLNLATPEGNFFALFPNELSPIVIARALSRTRYVYISADSMIKGKIEDLVRIDLGSYAVGASEDCSSRLGDYISMDVLNAVQRTAPRGLLHHTETFDKDTCLLDFDVLLVEPRNIKRNLIDSVAFWTKAVNLANQRDSVMLAMTLAFYDDYLKLPTNWKRADANTDILYYDGPKNVCAEDGLQHQEKGSGEIWQHYLGPKSDSVLST